In the genome of Danio rerio strain Tuebingen ecotype United States chromosome 23, GRCz12tu, whole genome shotgun sequence, one region contains:
- the pcmtd2b gene encoding protein-L-isoaspartate O-methyltransferase domain-containing protein 2, which produces MGGAVSAGEDNDELIDNLKDAHYIRSDLVERAFRAIDRADYYLEEYRDSAYKDLAWRHGNLHLSAPCIYSEVMEALDLQPGLSFLNLGSGTGYLSTMVGLILGPFGVNHGVELHKDVVDYAYQKLDYFIKNSDSFDKFEFCEPTFVVGNCLEIPPESRQYDRVYCGAGVQKEYENYMKNLLKVGGILVLPLEEKLTKITRTGQSSWETKKIIAVTFAPLVQPKQNVNGRPRSVPLPIFEVRTLQDLSRIAIRHTLRQPIAMGEGRTKRRVSFPGARAMHRYGPRFERRRFCRRFYRQCVNSVVLHDSMIPTAMDDCNYPGGVEEEEEEVEEEEERGCRRVREDLPEEDEEGSGEEEKSKGGCARVEPPVNILREKILRLPLPEPLKMYLLYYREK; this is translated from the exons CTTCAGAGCCATCGACAGAGCCGACTATTACCTGGAGGAGTACCGTGACAGTGCTTACAAAGACCTGGCCTGGAGGCACGGAAACCTCCATCTGTCTGCTCCATGCATCTACTCTGAGGTGATGGAGGCTTTGGATCTGCAGCCTGGCTTGTCTTTTCTCAATCTGGGCAGCGGGACGGGTTATTTGAGCACTATGGTGGGCCTTATACTGG GTCCGTTTGGTGTGAATCACGGTGTGGAACTACACAAAGATGTGGTTGATTATGCCTATCAGAAACTCGACTACTTCATCAAAAACAGTGACAGCTTTGACAA GTTTGAGTTCTGTGAGCCAACCTTTGTTGTGGGGAACTGTCTGGAGATTCCTCCGGAGAGCCGGCAGTATGACAGGGTTTACTGCGGTGCAGGAGTTCAGAAAGAGTATGAGAACTACATGAAGAACCTGCTGAAAGTTGGCGGGATATTAGTTCTCCCCCTGGAGGAGAAG TTGACCAAGATCACCCGCACAGGTCAGAGTTCCTGGGAGACCAAGAAAATCATCGCTGTGACCTTCGCTCCGCTCGTCCAGCCCAAGCAGAATGTCAATGGCAGACCTAGGAGTGTTCCTTTAC CCATTTTTGAGGTGCGGACGTTGCAGGACTTGTCACGGATTGCCATCCGCCACACTCTGCGACAGCCTATAGCGATGGGTGAAGGACGCACGAAGAGACGGGTGTCTTTCCCAGGGGCCCGGGCCATGCACCGCTACGGGCCTCGCTTCGAACGCCGCCGTTTCTGCCGCCGCTTCTACCGCCAGTGCGTCAACTCTGTGGTTCTCCACGACTCCATGATTCCCACAGCCATGGACGATTGCAACTACCCTGGGGGAGtggaagaggaagaagaggaagtggaggaggaagaagaaaggGGCTGCCGGCGAGTGAGAGAAGACCTGCCTGAGGAGGACGAGGAGGGTTCTGGCGAAGAGGAGAAAAGCAAAGGCGGCTGCGCTCGTGTGGAGCCTCCTGTTAATATTCTGAGGGAGAAGATCCTAAGACTGCCATTACCTGAACCCCTGAAGATGTATCTGCTGTATTACAGGGAGAAATGA
- the LOC141380636 gene encoding uncharacterized protein, with protein MATQAVGKSLEQLKAKRTVEKRAFTRLANTIFKTCKNMTEMDLQDSLNKLTIQAEKVMEVNDDLEAGMIAEIEANLDTDQSAELTEQQKDDLEKTASDCELKLDEVKVLLHETLWTRYGNVELSMALQVAEAESDRVEAVDPTGNHEAYDFMLSHLQNLIKNAKEMYNKWQRCIPSGDERDFSQRQRGLEANITRLVARKADFMQARQAEEARNIAHVPVISTYPIATIKLKPATLPKFSGSKRDFHRWKKDWEALQKQGEPTGSKEVKKVQLLDSLEEKIVRELRLTTYNSADDIFRVLENRYGNKTAIAIEIVEDLQKIPPIRSHQPRKIVELIQEVEKALGDLSDLGNTGAINNPLVTKSIEGKLPESLKKEWLIHVSAQQSAVTPDNRFDYLLDFLKKQENIYEQLEQLRLEEPNRKDVRNEPKWAKTKSTKSNTDQAGCVVCGDAKHKWKLYFCKQFRASKLVDKKAAVSALGACKRCLEVHEQHSFCKRNYLCKSQDCEDEGVPEHHYYLCPNAKREEKRADQKKSKLCPKTEKCVKDYTRDQQDFLSRLSPELAQQCRNVFSNTTARVFNVTKEKPGLLAQSGLLELPVIMMLLNVTANAGQKIGTLIDLASDTNYITHSAADRLNLKGEKITLVIHGVGGMKVRMKTKRYLLKIRVRTSQGTFKSHQLACYGLESIAEINNTVQPNQLKKLFPDIPLAELARPKVVDLLISHREGQLAPQRIRIVGDLVLWDGPLGKTIGGTHPELFEDVTVSAYRSKTHFARSMRLAAVKYEEVTENSPPNKPLARLHESSVSTSTRDFLEWWKWDSIGAACEPKCGGCRCGNCQPGGKEMSLAEERELELVKEGLTYVMEDKHSNEPHWHAKYPWIQDPTSLPDNRRAVEATFLRTEKQLAKDPQWKAAYSAQVKDMLDRGAAVKLPESSIANWAGPVWYVSHLIAPNPHSVTTPVRLVWNSSQRFRGVSMNDLLIKGPDVLNQIRAVLLRFRSGVYAALGDIKKMYNSVWLEDQEVHLHRFLWRDTENEKLGEYAITRVNIGDKPAGCIAQLAMRETANLPSFAHLEEERRVIQHDSYVDDILTSHNDLDQLQSIVANTELILKAGGFHLKPWVFSGQSGREKSDDKCCKIKEKVMVLPNQMHDDDNKALGLGYSVEDDKLYVMTSINFSKRKKKIRLGQNLTQEQVRAQTPNPLTRRELLSQVSGVYDPVGLVTPAKQKGAILVRRAFQEAKNTRLQVNETWDVALSDDLREDAIKLFEEYIQLGQIKFTRAITPPEFEGHPWAITFSDGSENTYGAVMYLRWDSKQGPAIRLVESKAKLTPLDQKGDAIKAEVCGAVFASRLRKYFEQHSRIQVERWFHLVDSQTVLGAIQRESYGYKTFFANRIGEIQGITKAQEWWWIPGPQNIADVITRGASPQNLDESSEWQNGPRFLSLPVDEWPIKSAKDLAITARESINELQKKAFAAVLTRSKTKQKEPTMESKPIESPNLVRAEQKRPPAGLAVLNLCDIKRFSDLSRLVKTIAWVWRAAKKFLGKKRTVNKPKWEAVLSLGTISVREREDALRDIFLAEQDGVTFPNTTKERLVVFKDPDSGLLVCGGRVQVFQDDQLSVPILPSNSWISTLLAQESHKESHGGLAETLLRMRRRAWVLKGRRIAQKVVDSWVQCRKNKAKKCQQVMGDLPLERTQPAAPFEFTALDLFGPYHVKDDVKKRVLLKVWGVVFCCMSSRAIHTELVNSQSTEGFLLAFQRFAAIRGYPRKIFSDPGTNFIGARPVLQDLYQFLEGIDKSTLEETAVKHGTEWIWKIHPADSPHRNGAAEAAVRIIKRALQNCGGESTLTYSEMHTALQIAANLANERPIDARAQTQEGCIQYATPNSLLLGRASQSGDIKTFDFSSYPFKRLQAMQSLVNKFWERWSQLAGPNLFIRSKWHTTHRNVAIGDIVWIADQNALRGQYKLGRVISVNPDSKGVVRDVNIRTFPSYPVLITKPSKARANSSESKIGREKIPSTVLHRDVRRLVVLLPAEEQKSK; from the coding sequence ATGGCCACACAGGCGGTAGGAAAGTCACTCGAACAACTAAAAGCAAAAAGGACAGTGGAAAAAAGGGCATTCACACGTCTAGCCAACACTATATTCAAAACTTGTAAAAACATGACAGAGATGGATCTTCAAGACAGTTTAAATAAACTCACAATACAAGCAGAGAAAGTCATGGAAGTAAATGATGATCTTGAAGCAGGCATGATTGCAGAAATAGAGGCAAATCTGGATACAGACCAGTCAGCTGAATTAACAGAACAGCAAAAAGACGACCTCGAGAAGACTGCAAGCGACTGTGAGTTAAAACTGGATGAAGTGAAAGTTCTTCTTCATGAAACGTTATGGACTAGATATGGGAATGTTGAACTGTCCATGGCACTGCAGGTTGCTGAAGCTGAGAGTGATAGAGTCGAAGCAGTAGATCCAACTGGAAATCATGAAGCATACGATTTCATGCTTAGTCACCTTCAAAATCTGATAAAAAATGCAAAGGAGATGTACAACAAATGGCAACGGTGCATCCCATCAGGTGATGAGAGAGATTTCAGCCAGAGACAAAGAGGACTCGAAGCAAACATTACCAGGTTAGTGGCAAGGAAAGCTGATTTCATGCAAGCAAGACAAGCTGAGGAGGCTAGGAATATAGCACATGTCCCAGTGATTTCTACTTACCCCATAGCAACAATCAAGTTGAAACCTGCAACACTACCAAAGTTCTCTGGTAGCAAGAGAGATTTTCACAGATGGAAGAAGGATTGGGAGGCACTCCAAAAGCAGGGTGAGCCCACTGGCTCTAAGGAGGTCAAAAAGGTTCAGTTACTAGACAGTCTGGAAGAAAAGATTGTAAGAGAACTCCGCCTTACCACTTATAATTCTGCTGATGACATTTTTCGTGTCTTGGAAAATCGCTACGGCAACAAGACAGCAATTGCTATCGAAATAGTGGAAGACTTGCAAAAAATTCCTCCCATTAGAAGTCACCAACCACGAAAAATAGTTGAACTAATTCAAGAAGTAGAGAAGGCACTTGGAGATTTGAGTGATCTTGGAAATACTGGCGCCATAAACAACCCACTGGTAACAAAGTCGATAGAAGGAAAACTTCCTGAAAGTTTAAAAAAGGAATGGCTTATTCACGTATCTGCCCAACAGAGTGCAGTCACACCAGATAATCGATTTGACTACCTTTTGGATTTCCTCAAAAAGCAAGAGAACATCTACGAGCAATTGGAACAATTAAGACTTGAAGAACCTAACAGAAAGGATGTGCGAAACGAACCAAAATGGGCAAAAACAAAGTCTACAAAATCAAACACTGACCAGGCTGGTTGTGTAGTCTGTGGTGATGCTAAGCATAAATGGAAACTCTACTTCTGTAAGCAGTTCCGGGCATCGAAATTAGTAGATAAAAAGGCTGCAGTAAGTGCACTCGGAGCTTGTAAAAGATGCCTTGAGGTCCATGAGCAGCATTCATTCTGCAAACGAAACTACTTGTGCAAAAGCCAAGACTGTGAAGATGAGGGTGTCCCTGAGCATCACTACTATTTATGCCCTAATGCTAAAAGAGAGGAGAAACGTGCTGACCAGAAAAAGAGCAAACTTTGTCCGAAAACGGAGAAATGTGTAAAAGACTACACTAGAGATCAGCAAGATTTTCTCAGCAGACTTTCACCAGAATTAGCACAGCagtgtagaaatgtgttctcaAACACTACAGCAAGAGTGTTCAATGTGACAAAGGAAAAGCCAGGTTTACTAGCACAAAGTGGACTGCTAGAATTGCCTGTAATCATGATGCTTCTAAATGTGACAGCCAATGCTGGTCAAAAGATTGGGACATTAATTGATTTGGCATCAGACACTAATTACATAACGCACAGCGCTGCTGATCGTCTGAACCTAAAAGGAGAAAAGATAACTCTTGTAATCCATGGAGTTGGAGGCATGAAGGTTCGGATGAAGACTAAACGTTATCTTCTGAAAATAAGGGTGAGAACCTCCCAGGGAACCTTCAAGTCCCACCAATTGGCGTGCTATGGGTTGGAAAGCATCGCTGAAATTAATAACACAGTGCAACCAAACCAACTGAAAAAATTGTTTCCAGACATACCTCTTGCCGAACTTGCAAGGCCAAAAGTAGTCGACCTGCTTATAAGCCATAGGGAAGGACAGTTGGCTCCACAGAGGATCAGAATTGTTGGAGACCTGGTATTGTGGGATGGTCCACTTGGAAAGACGATTGGAGGAACTCATCCTGAGCTTTTCGAAGATGTGACTGTATCTGCCTACCGGTCTAAGACTCATTTTGCACGATCAATGAGATTGGCTGCTGTTAAATATGAGGAAGTAACTGAGAACAGTCCACCAAACAAACCACTAGCCAGACTCCATGAATCAAGCGTCTCAACCAGTACTCGAGACTTTCTTGAATGGTGGAAGTGGGATTCCATTGGTGCAGCATGTGAGCCAAAGTGTGGGGGTTGTCGCTGCGGGAATTGTCAACCTGGTGGAAAAGAAATGTCTCTTGCTGAGGAGAGGGAGCTGGAGTTAGTGAAAGAAGGTCTCACTTATGTCATGGAGGACAAACACAGCAATGAGCCAcattggcatgctaaatatcctTGGATACAGGACCCAACTTCCTTACCAGACAACAGGCGTGCAGTTGAGGCTACATTTCTGCGTACAGAGAAGCAGTTGGCCAAAGATCCTCAGTGGAAAGCAGCTTATAGTGCTCAAGTGAAAGACATGCTTGACAGAGGGGCTGCAGTTAAGCTACCTGAAAGTTCAATTGCTAATTGGGCTGGACCTGTATGGTACGTAAGTCATCTCATCGCTCCTAACCCTCACTCAGTCACAACCCCAGTGAGACTCGTTTGGAATAGCAGCCAAAGATTTAGAGGTGTCAGCATGAATGACCTGTTAATTAAAGGACCAGACGTTCTAAACCAGATACGTGCTGTTCTGCTGAGATTTAGAAGTGGAGTGTATGCTGCATTGGGGGATATTAAGAAAATGTACAACTCTGTTTGGTTGGAGGACCAAGAAGTACATTTGCACAGATTCCTTTGGCGAGACACTGAGAATGAGAAGCTGGGAGAATACGCAATCACAAGAGTCAATATTGGAGACAAACCAGCAGGGTGCATTGCGCAACTGGCAATGCGTGAAACTGCTAATTTGCCATCCTTTGCTCACCTTGAAGAGGAACGACGGGTAATCCAACATGACAGCTATGTTGATGATATTCTTACATCTCACAATGACCTTGACCAGCTACAGTCCATTGTGGCAAACACAGAGTTGATCTTGAAAGCTGGAGGATTTCATCTGAAACCATGGGTCTTCTCAGGTCAAAGTGGGAGGGAAAAGTCTGATGATAAGTGCTGTAAGATAAAGGAAAAGGTTATGGTTCTGCCAAACCAAATGCATGATGATGACAACAAAGCACTTGGCCTAGGCTATTCTGTGGAAGACGACAAGTTGTATGTGATGACATCCATcaatttttcaaaaagaaaaaagaaaattagaCTTGGACAAAACCTAACACAGGAGCAAGTTAGAGCCCAAACACCAAATCCACTGACAAGAAGAGAGCTCTTGAGTCAGGTATCAGGGGTATATGATCCAGTAGGCTTAGTGACTCCAGCCAAACAAAAGGGAGCAATTCTGGTTCGCAGAGCTTTTCAAGAAGCAAAGAATACAAGACTTCAAGTCAATGAAACTTGGGATGTTGCTCTCTCAGATGACCTTAGAGAAGATGCTATCAAACTCTTTGAGGAATACATCCAACTAGGCCAAATTAAATTCACAAGAGCCATAACGCCTCCAGAATTTGAAGGACACCCCTGGGCGATAACCTTTTCTGACGGAAGTGAAAACACTTATGGTGCTGTAATGTACTTGAGATGGGACTCAAAACAGGGCCCAGCAATCAGGCTTGTGGAGTCCAAAGCTAAGCTGACTCCTTTAGACCAAAAAGGAGATGCTATCAAGGCAGAGGTGTGCGGAGCTGTGTTCGCCTCACGTTTGCGAAAGTACTTTGAGCAGCACAGCCGAATTCAAGTGGAGAGATGGTTCCATTTAGTTGATAGCCAAACAGTACTTGGTGCTATACAACGTGAAAGCTATGGCTACAAAACATTCTTCGCCAATCGGATCGGGGAGATACAAGGAATCACAAAAGCGCAAGAGTGGTGGTGGATACCAGGCCCACAAAACATTGCTGATGTGATAACTAGAGGAGCTAGCCCTCAAAATCTCGATGAAAGTTCAGAGTGGCAAAATGGGCCAAGATTCCTGAGCTTACCAGTAGATGAATGGCCAATCAAGTCAGCTAAAGACTTAGCTATCACTGCCCGAGAAAGCATTAACGAACTTCAAAAGAAAGCGTTTGCAGCTGTATTGACAAggtcaaaaacaaagcaaaaggaGCCGACTATGGAGTCGAAACCAATTGAGAGCCCCAACCTAGTTCGAGCGGAACAAAAAAGACCACCAGCAGGCTTAGCTGTCCTGAACTTGTGTGACATAAAGCGGTTCAGTGATCTGTCACGACTGGTTAAAACAATAGCATGGGTTTGGAGAGCTGCAAAGAAGTTTCTCGGCAAAAAACGGACTGTAAATAAACCAAAGTGGGAGGCAGTCTTGTCATTAGGAACCATTTCAGTAAGAGAAAGAGAAGATGCTCTACGAGATATTTTTCTTGCTGAGCAGGATGGGGTGACCTTTCCAAACACCACTAAAGAGAGGTTAGTTGTCTTTAAAGATCCAGACTCTGGATTGTTGGTCTGCGGTGGCAGGGTGCAGGTCTTTCAAGATGATCAGCTGAGTGTTCCAATTCTTCCTTCCAATTCATGGATTTCCACATTACTAGCTCAAGAATCTCACAAGGAGAGCCACGGAGGCTTGGCTGAGACTCTGCTTAGAATGCGAAGGAGAGCCTGGGTATTAAAAGGCAGAAGAATAGCACAAAAAGTTGTGGACAGCTGGGTACAATGTAGGAAGAACAAAGCAAAAAAGTGTCAGCAAGTAATGGGTGATCTTCCTTTAGAAAGAACCCAACCAGCTGCACCTTTCGAGTTCACAGCATTGGATCTTTTCGGACCTTACCATGTGAAAGATGATGTCAAGAAGAGAGTCTTGCTGAAAGTCTGgggtgttgttttttgttgtatgTCGAGCAGGGCAATCCATACAGAACTGGTTAACTCTCAGTCAACCGAAGGTTTCTTACTGGCCTTTCAAAGATTTGCTGCAATTAGAGGCTATCCCAGAAAGATTTTTTCAGATCCTGGTACCAATTTCATTGGAGCAAGACCAGTTTTGCAAGATCTGTACCAATTCCTGGAGGGAATTGACAAATCTACCCTGGAGGAAACAGCAGTAAAACACGGAACTGAGTGGATCTGGAAGATTCACCCAGCTGATTCCCCACATAGAAATGGAGCTGCTGAAGCTGCAGTGCGCATTATCAAGAGGGCACTCCAAAACTGCGGAGGGGAGTCCACCCTCACATACAGTGAAATGCATACAGCCCTTCAAATAGCAGCTAATCTTGCTAATGAGCGACCAATCGATGCCAGGGCACAAACTCAGGAAGGCTGCATTCAATATGCAACGCCAAATTCGCTATTGCTCGGACGAGCGTCTCAAAGTGGTGACATTAAAACTTTTGACTTTTCCAGCTATCCCTTCAAAAGACTCCAAGCAATGCAGTCATTGGTGAATAAGTTTTGGGAACGTTGGAGCCAGCTTGCAGGTCCTAATTTATTCATAAGGAGCAAGTGGCACACCACGCACAGAAATGTCGCAATTGGAGATATTGTCTGGATCGCAGATCAGAATGCACTCAGAGGACAATACAAGCTTGGCAGAGTAATCAGTGTCAATCCAGACAGTAAAGGTGTCGTAAGAGATGTAAATATAAGAACATTCCCAAGTTACCCTGTTCTGATCACAAAACCATCAAAAGCAAGGGCAAATTCTTCGGAGTCCAAAATCGGTCGAGAGAAGATCCCGAGTACTGTCCTTCACAGAGATGTCAGACGGCTAGTTGTTCTACTTCCTGCAGAGGAACAAAAGAGTAAATAA